The following coding sequences are from one Rhipicephalus microplus isolate Deutch F79 chromosome 3, USDA_Rmic, whole genome shotgun sequence window:
- the LOC119183889 gene encoding alanyl-tRNA editing protein Aarsd1-B has protein sequence MIFACQRDSYLRSFKTRVVACNPVVDESAGDVYEVVFEDTVLFPEGGGQPDDRGLVGDVPVLRVFRRAGEAVHVVCSAIAVGAEVEMSVDWKRRYDHMQQHSGQHLITALAEQHFDFLTTSWNLGEEVSFIELDAPMGVKEEDLRNLESLVNEKIRQGLPVHTNLYEAGSDALQSVRTRLKLPDGGGDVIRVVTIEGVDSNTCCGTHVSNLAHLQMIKLLYTEKGKQKKTNLYFLVGNRILQYLDKTVSREKVITSVLKCGPDDHASMAEKLSKSLKLANKNLLTALRDLAVAEAKLVKQQEPLSAFYTFHRREADAEFMAIFANELSDKDVLLFLTCGDEKGSGQFLVSGPENIVATTGPKVCELLDGKGFLKHGKFQGKARALSGRGKVEKLLMDMLDNK, from the coding sequence ATGATCTTCGCATGTCAAAGGGACAGCTATCTTAGGAGCTTCAAAACACGTGTAGTTGCCTGCAACCCAGTTGTTGACGAATCCGCGGGGGATGTTTACGAAGTGGTGTTCGAAGACACCGTGTTATTTCCCGAGGGAGGAGGGCAGCCCGACGATCGTGGACTGGTGGGCGATGTGCCTGTGTTGCGTGTCTTTCGCAGAGCCGGAGAAGCGGTCCACGTCGTGTGCTCGGCCATTGCGGTTGGCGCAGAGGTGGAGATGAGCGTGGACTGGAAGCGCCGTTACGACCACATGCAGCAACATTCCGGCCAACACCTGATAACTGCACTGGCTGAACAACATTTCGATTTTCTGACGACGTCATGGAACTTGGGTGAAGAAGTGAGCTTTATTGAACTAGATGCTCCGATGGGAGTCAAAGAAGAAGACCTGCGAAATTTGGAATCATTAGTGAACGAGAAAATACGGCAGGGCCTTCCGGTGCACACTAATCTTTACGAAGCTGGGTCGGACGCGCTGCAGTCTGTTCGAACCAGGTTGAAGCTGCCAGACGGAGGCGGAGATGTAATTCGAGTGGTGACCATCGAAGGCGTGGACTCGAACACTTGTTGTGGGACCCACGTCTCCAACCTGGCGCATCTGCAAATGATAAAGTTGCTGTACACGGAAAAGGGCAAGCAGAAAAAAACGAATCTTTACTTTCTAGTCGGAAACAGGATCTTGCAGTACCTGGACAAAACAGTTTCGCGAGAGAAAGTGATAACTTCCGTGCTAAAATGTGGCCCCGATGATCACGCATCGATGGCTGAGAAGCTTAGCAAATCCCTGAAGCTCGCCAACAAAAACTTGCTCACTGCACTGCGGGACTTGGCCGTCGCTGAAGCGAAACTTGTGAAGCAGCAGGAACCCCTGTCGGCATTCTATACATTTCATAGGCGAGAAGCAGATGCCGAGTTCATGGCAATATTTGCGAACGAGCTATCAGACAAAGATGTCTTGCTCTTCCTCACTTGTGGTGATGAGAAAGGCAGTGGACAGTTTCTGGTGTCTGGCCCAGAAAACATAGTGGCTACTACTGGACCCAAGGTATGCGAACTGCTAGACGGCAAAGGTTTCTTGAAGCATGGAAAGTTTCAAGGGAAGGCCCGTGCTCTCTCCGGAAGGGGAAAGGTGGAGAAACTTTTAATGGATATGCTTGATAACAAGTAG